From a region of the Lactuca sativa cultivar Salinas chromosome 4, Lsat_Salinas_v11, whole genome shotgun sequence genome:
- the LOC128133478 gene encoding uncharacterized protein LOC128133478, protein MNRGEYRSKHQVYSKWGKMNKEVMLFNDLWNNMKRQWKSGESDEVILKKALKVYQKENLKTFKFLEVWNFLKDNRKWLSSKTSDQHIDSGSKRSRTSESDHTTSDARVQFDLNEDEPVPVSPPSRPLGRDKSKSKGKGKASDSDDLKEMGTDMKDIKERMDKILKIASERELRKQRESDMRILAMDTSNMTGAELEVVLAMKEEVKNRYMTRG, encoded by the coding sequence ATGAACCGTGGAGAATACCGTTCAAAACATCAAGTGTACTCCAAATGGGGGAAGATGAACAAGGAAGTCATGTTGTTTAATGACTTGTGGAACAACATGAAACGTCAATGGAAAAGTGGAGAAAGTGATGAAGTCATTTTGAAGAAAGCCTTGAAAGTGTATCAAAAAGAAAATCTGAAGACTTTCAAGTTTCTTGAAGTTTGGAATTTTTTGAAAGATAACAGGAAATGGCTGAGTAGCAAAACATCTGACCAACATATCGACAGTGGGTCAAAACGCAGCAGAACATCTGAGTCCGACCACACTACATCAGATGCTCGTGTTCAGTTTGATCTGAACGAAGATGAACCTGTTCCAGTTTCACCACCTTCCCGGCCATTGGGAAGAGACAAATCAAAAAGCAAAGGCAAAGGCAAAGCGTCGGATTCAGATGATTTGAAAGAAATGGGAACCGACATGAAGGATATAAAAGAGAGAATGGACAAGATTTTGAAAATTGCTTCTGAAAGAGAGCTTCGGAAACAAAGGGAGAGCGACATGCGAATACTAGCAATGGACACGTCGAATATGACCGGGGCCGagcttgaagtggttttggcgatGAAGGAGGAAGTGAAAAATCGTTACATGACTCGTGGCTAA